One window from the genome of Heptranchias perlo isolate sHepPer1 chromosome 22, sHepPer1.hap1, whole genome shotgun sequence encodes:
- the LOC137340498 gene encoding putative leucine-rich repeat-containing protein DDB_G0290503 isoform X4, translated as MESSSSTESNICNKTRQGRSEKRSYPRKRDFMSESDQISSAPDVSAVPLPQYRRAKSLDRRATESAVTPDLLNFKKGWMTKLSADGQWKKHWFVLIDQVLKYYRDSAAEEAVDLDGEIDLSSCYDVTEYEVQRNYGFQIHTKAKAYILSAMTSGIRRNWIQAIMKTVRPATTPDVTRSLPEEKLKVRTLFEGVSVNGGKPAATSTDGAGLEAEHKKSRARERRKEGRSKTFDWAEFRPSQQRPSGGYVRRPTTLYLRTTTNSETDSRELERDRARRREERRKRFETTNVSFSPGYDNVNRMEVDGATTTSISPGPKNVHVEIEHRWQQVECTPLREEKQVPILTAQTSSEGRSPVQDLALMLDKELEQSQQELSRLHEQNRELQGQLRAALEREHNARDGYVLQSKEAPSPSSAWQRLQKLNRDLQNELKTQCQHQTHASQQVQTLKQSYDEANDIIRKQGVEIQKLQGQINCTVAEGTGNEQALTKQKKELGTEKQKIQEQRKKWRQKERTTKLQLKDSEDRPHVAENLEKIQTLEDLEKQQALQRGFQKEVQNRLCDISSQLSAREQERFHRNHEDLKQNEEEESQRQNMRDTEEKLMQYKDRQQLERLKIERPAHTMENGQIMHQLEEREITIQTLSQHLKELSKEREKLKCRCEELVNQLVEADSETGKLRSQQTDFHNLEHSYEKLADMFQLTQKMLEDKSVELKEAREVYENLIMTKNRKLNEALVKLTALGSSLEEAEKKLQAREAALQKLCSASSNTNSVSGKEDLQYMLNIAKCRIIELEQKLNTLQLGNEEFELENDKLKEELKVSENIREQQYKESMESIKKLKTQLESSDYQARETKPRLIENVEVETEAYSSSFPKRQRIRFSSIHCQRYSPDDRTEKLWVSNTSSDISQGGSLSKESTLSDPPAYCEPGGDGAEKCFSIVHSLENKFHATEEKKDVTLKLEEQQGRNLENLMEYYSKLVTSEMELRNSLSKIDTLTMQLQVEKTQRWKLVQDTCSQLGLVQLKYGQVCSLIGTCKQNVQCLLRDKTEANKVQLCSLLEMESSLADALHCLEQMERFLQQQHKELQEAQDQMHCSTADGTVLFQGQFLLAREKELSQHQETSDEDKLKLFAEKLAFEALILEKMAQALQSKDSDVVRSLESLSKEAEMLSSAFPDLDKVREPKNPAGFADILLRKIISEGEFWTEVEKLRKNIQPEGNAEEKREDGDVGFVNEFASGAADSASLKGELAFTVQKIQESFSAKVGKLEEGIQNAQREIEQKENMLREVLIASKTVELNNAMQQLLGELENPTDPERKIANVNQPELISYAEQIKREEARSLALNIVDKQLNKQLSENKLEWDFSGTVREELADQLKKRATVLQQLSEDLQTPSFEKASDVCQKLLEVSQVLSSYIYMRNINNYASVLVQEAMIQAQITYVVCRMRTEYDKELKIYKDLCGNIDSLCQQHAKNLASVRVKYEEILQKEWHDYTLALAGLEKENEALRRQAFLQDSELELTQKELQEMEERHKHDLLQTETRYQLELSSKLNNMEEMLKQRTADQNQEQKHREQIKKLEESLQDKIQELLRMHQEEKHNLCVQYEEKIRQLEESLEHHSENSEMIFYQTFLMQNSDCHDEPGSLCRAQEDGGDSLQVKKQAELDSMTVLHERIQELETQMDMMRDELGQKHLEGTTTDLREKYQRDFDNLKATCERGFTAMEESHQKVIEELQRQHQRELEKLQQEKDRLLAEETAATIAAIEAMKNAHREELKRELEKSHRSRISGTNADIEALGKQHKEEMGSVQRELQVLSEQYSHKCLENAHLAQALEAERQALRQCQRENQELNAHNQELNNRLAAEFARLRALVTGEGKGEGAGSPLSLGKDVYELEVLLRVKESEIQYLKQEINSLKDELQTALRDKKYSTDKYKDIYTELSIVRAKADCDVNRLKEQLKSATEALGEKTMDCGVTGYDIMKSKSNPDFLKKDKLSTNRPMRTLRSKSLKEGLTVQERMKLFEPKD; from the exons ATGGAGTCCAGTTCCTCTACTGAGTCTAACATTTGCAACAAAACACGTCAAGGACGAAGTGAGAAGAGGTCCTATCCAAGGAAAAGA GATTTTATGTCTGAGTCAGACCAGATCAGCTCTGCTCCAGATGTTTCTGCAGTGCCCCTTCCACAGTATCGCAGGGCGAAATCATTGGACAGGAGAGCAACTGAATCAGCAGTGACA CCAGACCTGCTGAATTTTAAGAAAGGCTGGATGACAAAACTCTCTGCAGACGGTCAG TGGAAGAAGCATTGGTTTGTTCTAATTGACCAGGTTCTAAAGTATTACAGGGATTCTGCAGCAGAGGAG GCAGTTGATTTGGATGGGGAGATTGATTTAAGTAGCTGCTACGATGTGACTGAATACGAAGTGCAGAGGAACTATGGATTTCAGATCCAT ACAAAAGCAAAGGCGTACATACTGTCTGCCATGACATCAGGGATTCGCAGGAACTGGATCCAGGCGATAATGAAAACTGTGCGGCCTGCCACTACACCAGATGTGACCAG GAGCCTGCCAGAGGAGAAGCTGAAAGTAAGAACTCTGTTTGAAGGTGTATCAGTAAATGGAGGAAAACCAGCAGCCACCTCGACAGATGGAGCTGGTTTAGAAGCTGAACATAAGAAAAGCAGGGCTCGAGAGCGAAGAAAAGAAGGGCGCTCAAAAACATTTGACTGGGCGGAGTTTCGTCCGTCGCAACAGCGGCCCAGCGGAGGGTATGTCCGCAGACCTACTACCCTGTACCTCAGGACCACGACTAATTCTGAAACAGACTCTCGGGAACTGGAAAGGGACCGTGCCCGCCGGCGAGAGGAGAGACGCAAACGATTTGAGACAACTAATGTTTCTTTTTCACCGGGTTACGATAATGTGAACAGGATGGAGGTGGATGGGGCCACCACAACTTCCATATCCCCAGGACCTAAGAACGTTCACGTTGAAATTGAGCATCGATGGCAGCAAGTGGAATGTACACCACTGCGTGAGGAAAAACAAGTTCCTATCCTCACTGCGCAGACCTCCAGTGAAGGAAGATCTCCTGTCCAGGACTTGGCATTAATGCTGGACAAGGAG TTGGAGCAGTCACAGCAGGAGCTCTCCAGGCTGCATGAACAAAACAGAGAGTTGCAGGGGCAGCTGAGGGCAGCTCTGGAGAGGGAGCACAATGCACGGGATGGCTATGTTCTGCAG TCAAAGGAAGCACCCTCACCGTCGTCAGCTTGGCAAAGACTCCAAAAACTAAACCGAGATCTCCAAAACGAGCTCAAAACTCAATGCCAGCATCAAACCCATGCCAGTCAGCAGGTGCAGACTTTAAAACAGAGCTACGATGAAGCAAATGATATAATCCGCAAGCAGGGGGTGGAAATACAGAAGCTGCAGGGACAAATAAATTGCACTGTGGCAGAAGGGACGGGTAATGAGCAAGCACTGACCAAACAAAAGAAGGAACTAGGGACTGAAAAACAGAAGATCCAAGAGCAACGGAAGAAatggagacagaaagagagaacgaCGAAACTCCAATTAAAGGATAGTGAGGACAGGCCACATGTTGCAGAAAATTTAGAGAAAATTCAGACTCTCGAGGATCTGGAAAAGCAACAGGCTTTGCAAAGAGGTTTCCAGAAAGAAGTCCAGAACAGATTGTGTGACATCAGCAGTCAACTCAGTGCCAGGGAACAGGAAAGGTTCCATAGAAACCATGAAGACTTAAAacaaaatgaggaagaggagagccaAAGGCAAAACATGAGGGATACGGAAGAAAAGCTCATGCAGTATAAGGACAGGCAACAGCTGGAACGTCTGAAGATAGAACGGCCAGCACATACAATGGAGAACGGCCAGATTATGCACCAACTGGAGGAGAGGGAAATAACCATTCAGACTTTGTCACAACATCTTAAAGAGCTcagtaaagagagagaaaagctgaaGTGTAGATGTGAGGAGCTGGTTAATCAATTGGTAGAAGCTGACAGTGAGACTGGCAAACTACGGAGCCAGCAGACTGACTTTCACAATCTGGAGCACTCATACGAAAAGTTAGCTGACATGTTTCAGCTAACTCAGAAAATGTTGGAAGATAAAAGTGTAGaactgaaggaagccagggaggtaTACGAGAACCTTATCATGACAAAAAACAGAAAACTTAATGAAGCCCTCGTTAAGCTGACTGCTCTGGGGAGCAGCCTAGAGGAGGCAGAGAAGAAACTGCAGGCCAGAGAGGCAGCGTTGCAGAAACTGTGCTCTGCTAGTTCCAACACAAATAGTGTGAGTGGTAAAGAAGATTTGCAGTATATGTTAAACATTGCCAAATGTCGAATTATTGAACTAGAGCAAAAATTAAATACATTACAGCTTGGAAATGAGGAGTTTGAGCTAGAAAATGACAAACTTAAAGAGGAACTCAAAGTTTCTGAAAACATTCGAGAGCAACAATATAAAGAGTCCATGGAGtctataaaaaaattaaaaactcaaCTGGAGTCTTCAGACTATCAGGCCAGGGAAACAAAGCCACGACTTATAGAAAATGTTGAGGTCGAGACAGAAGCCTATAGTTCGTCCTTCCCTAAAAGGCAAAGAATAAGGTTCTCCAGTATACATTGTCAACGGTACAGTCCTGATGACAGAACAGAAAAACTGTGGGTCAGCAACACATCTTCAGATATCAGCCAGGGTGGGTCCCTTTCCAAAGAAAGCACCTTGTCAGATCCACCAGCATACTGTGAAcctggaggagatggagcagaaaagTGTTTTTCCATTGTTCATTCGCTGGAAAACAAATTTCAtgctactgaagaaaaaaaagATGTAACTCTTAAGTTGGAAGAGCAGCAAGGTAGAAATTTAGAAAATTTGATGGAATATTATTCTAAGTTGGTGACAAGTGAAATGGAGCTCCGGAATAGTTTATCTAAAATTGACACATTGACAATGCAGCTTCAAGTGGAAAAAACACAGAGGTGGAAACTAGTCCAAGATACCTGCAGCCAATTAGGGTTGGTGCAGCTGAAGTATGGCCAAGTCTGTTCACTGATAGGTACCTGTAAGCAAAATGTTCAGTGCCTTCTTAGGGATAAGACAGAGGCAAACAAAGTGCAGCTTTGTAGCTTGTTAGAAATGGAAAGTAGCTTGGCTGATGCTTTGCATTGCTTGGAACAGATGGAGAGATTCTTACAGCAGCAGCACAAAGAGCTGCAAGAAGCCCAGGACCAGATGCACTGTAGCACGGCTGACGGGACTGTGCTATTCCAGGGACAGTTTCTGTTGGCGAGGGAGAAGGAACTTTCTCAGCACCAGGAGACTTCAGATGAAGACAAGCTAAAACTCTTTGCTGAGAAACTAGCTTTTGAAGCCCTAATTCTTGAAAAAATGGCTCAAGCTTTGCAAAGTAAAGACAGTGATGTTGTACGGAGTTTAGAAAGCCTCAGTAAAGAAGCTGAGATGTTGTCATCAGCATTTCCTGACTTAGACAAGGTCCGGGAACCAAAAAACCCTGCAGGCTTTGCAGACATCTTACTGAGAAAAATCATTTCAGAAGGAGAATTCTGGACAGaagtagagaagttgaggaagaacATCCAACCAGAAGGAAATGCTGAAGAAAAAAGGGAAGATGGTGATGTTGGTTTTGTTAATGAGTTTGCCAGTGGGGCAGCTGATAGTGCATCACTTAAAGGAGAGCTAGCATTCACAGTGCAAAAGATACAAGAGTCCTTCAGTGCAAAAGTTGGAAAACTTGAAGAAGGTATTCAGAATGCTCAACGGGAAATCGAACAGAAGGAGAATATGTTGAGAGAAGTTCTAATAGCTTCCAAGACTGTAGAGCTCAACAATGCCATGCAGCAGCTTTTGGGGGAACTTGAAAACCCGACCGACCCTGAGAGAAAGATAGCGAACGTGAACCAGCCAGAGCTTATTTCATATGCAGAACAAATCAAAAGGGAAGAGGCCCGGAGCCTGGCTTTAAATATTGTTGATAAGCAGTTGAATAAACAACTCTCTGAGAATAAATTGGAATGGGATTTTTCGGGAACAGTCAGAGAAGAATTAGCTGATCAACTAAAGAAACGAGCTACGGTTCTTCAGCAATTATCCGAAGATTTGCAGACTCCAAGTTTTGAGAAAGCTAGTGACGTTTGTCAGAAGCTGCTGGAGGTCTCTCAAGTGCTGTCTTCCTATATCTATATGCGAAACATCAATAATTATGCATCTGTGTTAGTGCAAGAAGCTATGATTCAAGCTCAGATTACATATGTGGTCTGTAGAATGAGAACAGAGTATGATAAAGAGCTCAAAATATATAAAGATTTGTGTGGTAATATAGACTCTTTGTGCCAACAGCACGCAAAGAACCTTGCGTCAGTACGGGTAAAGTACGAAGAGATACTTCAGAAGGAATGGCATGATTACACACTCGCACTTGCAGGGCTTGAAAAAGAAAATGAGGCCCTTAGGAGACAGGCCTTTCTGCAGGACTCAGAATTAGAACTGACACAAAAGGAACTACAAGAAATGGAAGAAAGACACAAGCATGATCTCCTTCAGACAGAAACAAGGTACCAGCTAGAATTAAGTAGCAAACTGAATAATATGGAAGAGATGCTGAAACAAAGAACGGCTGATCAGAATCAGGAACAAAAGCACAGAGAGCAAATAAAGAAATTAGAAGAAAGTTTACAAGACAAGATACAAGAGCTTTTAAGGATGCATCAAGAGGAAAAGCACAATTTATGTGTCCAATATGAGGAAAAGATTAGACAGTTAGAAGAATCTCTGGAACATCACAGTGAAAATTCAGAAATGATATTTTACCAGACCTTTCTGATGCAAAACAGTGACTGCCACGATGAGCCAGGTAGTCTGTGCAGAGCCCAGGAGGATGGTGGAGATTCACTACAAGTTAAGAAGCAGGCGGAGCTGGATTCCATGACTGTGCTGCATGAACGGATCCAGGAGCTGGAGACCCAAATGGACATGATGCGTGATGAACTGGGGCAGAAGCACCTAGAGGGAACCACTACAGATCTAAGGGAAAAATACCAGAGAGATTTTGACAATCTGAAG GCAACCTGTGAGCGTGGTTTCACAGCGATGGAGGAATCCCATCAGAAGGTGATCGAGGAGTTGCAGAGACAGCACCAGCGAGAACTAGAGAAATTACAGCAGGAGAAAGATCGCTTACTGGCTGAGGAAACTGCTGCAACCATAGCTG CTATTGAAGCAATGAAGAATGCCCACAGGGAGGAGCTGAAGCGAGAGTTGGAGAAATCCCACCGGTCTCGGATCAGTGGTACGAATgcagatatagaggcactgggcaAACAGCACAA AGAGGAGATGGGCTCCGTCCAGCGGGAGCTGCAGGTTCTGTCGGAGCAGTACTCTCACAAGTGTTTGGAAAACGCTCACCTGGCTCAAGCATTAGAGGCCGAACGGCAGGCACTTCGGCAGTGTCAGCGCGAGAATCAGGAGCTAAATGCTCACAACCAG GAGCTGAATAACCGCCTGGCTGCGGAATTTGCACGGTTAAGAGCGCTGGTtactggggaggggaagggagagggtgctgGCTCACCCCTCTCGCTGGGGAAAGATGTCTATGAATTGGAG GTTTTATTGCGGGTCAAAGAATCTGAAATCCAGTATCTGAAACAAGAGATTAATTCTCTAAAGGATGAACTACAGACTGCACTGAGG GACAAGAAGTACTCTACAGATAAGTATAAGGATATCTACACAGAGCTGAGCATCGTTCGAGCAAAGGCTGACTGTGATGTCAACCGGCTGAAAGAACAGCTGAAATCTGCCACTGAAGCACTGGGAGAGAAGACGATGGACTGTGGTGTTACTGGCTACG